A region of the bacterium genome:
CCCGGCCCAATTTGGCCGGTGAATGGGCATCGGAGTTAGAGATGAGGGTAATTTTATCTAACCTGGAAAGCCGCCAGTTCATAGTTGGATCTGAAGAAAGACCAGTCTCTATGGCAAAGATGCGCGGGGTGAGGTCTTCAAAGCATTCCTCCATTGAATCAAAGCCCGAATTGGAGCCGAAAACGGAAAAATGTGGCGTCCAGGCGTGGGCAGGGACAAGAAAGGCTTCAGAAGAGGCTTCCAGGACAATTTGCAAAAGAACCTTGCTGTCCAGGCCCAGGATAGGCCGGCCATCCGCACTCAGATTTCCTATTCGTTGGAGCTTACTGCGAATCCCAGCCCCTATTTCCAGGCTTGGGGCGAAGATCAGGTGGTGAACCTTACGGGTACGGCCGTTTTTGCTGTAAATACTGCTTACTTCTGCCGAAAGCAGGAATCGAACCTCACCGCGACAAGTGCCGGGGACTCTTTTATCTTGTTCTGAGTAATATTCCGGCCGCAATCGAAACAAACCAGGTTCAGCCGGCTCTAATTTTTCCTTAATTTCGGCAAACCAGCGCGGGTGGGTAAAATCTCCGGTGCCAAGCACGGTAAGCCCTTTTAATTGGGCCCACCGGTAGAGATTTTCCAGAGACATCTCTTTACTGGTCGCCCGTGAATATGGGGAATGAATATGCAAATCAGCGATAAAAAACATAAAGTTCCCTCCTCCTCTGAGGATTCCTAAAAGTCTAAGCGCTCAGAACCCCCTGAATACCGAGTCTGGATATGAATAGCGCCTTTGTAATCGAGCATAGTTTAAGGGTAACCGTTCAGCCACCAAGGCACGAAGACACGAAAGAGGAAAAAAGCCTGTTTATTCTCTTTCTCACCTTCTCACCCTCTATTGGGGGATATTTGTATAAACCTATTTCACAGGTCGTAATTTTTTCTTCGTGTCCTTCGTGCTCTTCGTGGTTTATCCTTGATTTTCATCAAGGCAGGCTCTTGTTTACCCCATCCTTTTACCCAATTTGTGGATAAGGATAAGCCCATCAAGGGAGAGGGAATTTTGCTTTGTCTCCCAACTAACTGCTTAACTTAGTTTTGAGTAGTTACGTTTAAGGTTAAGTA
Encoded here:
- a CDS encoding endonuclease Q family protein; translation: MFFIADLHIHSPYSRATSKEMSLENLYRWAQLKGLTVLGTGDFTHPRWFAEIKEKLEPAEPGLFRLRPEYYSEQDKRVPGTCRGEVRFLLSAEVSSIYSKNGRTRKVHHLIFAPSLEIGAGIRSKLQRIGNLSADGRPILGLDSKVLLQIVLEASSEAFLVPAHAWTPHFSVFGSNSGFDSMEECFEDLTPRIFAIETGLSSDPTMNWRLSRLDKITLISNSDAHSPAKLGREANLFQTELSYYHIRSAMENRDGNQKLDDPQAGAPNPTLETGKAFEGTIEFFPEEGKYHLDGHRACDMRMTPEETRKHEYLCPRCGRKTTVGVMHRVETLADRPEGFIPSGAPAYQSLIPLLEIIAEIEGVGVNSKKVAQEYERLLSNFGPELFILGETPLEEIEGSNLPLLAEAIRRVRAGKVKIAAGYDGEYGKIQVFAPGEKEAFTPQMSLF